In Candidatus Cohnella colombiensis, one DNA window encodes the following:
- a CDS encoding GNAT family N-acetyltransferase has protein sequence MANAFVRLINKNELPELLLLYKQLNSDDPDLNVDDIQDHWNEIMNDKMMKIIVAEHEGKIVSSCVLVLIRNLTRGARPYGLIENVITDADHRRRGYGQLVLQNAVDFAKDFGCYKVMLMTSSRIEGTHDFYENCGFKKGDKTGYIIKMN, from the coding sequence ATGGCCAATGCATTTGTCCGACTCATTAATAAGAATGAATTACCAGAACTACTATTGCTATATAAACAATTAAATTCAGATGATCCGGATCTGAATGTTGACGATATTCAGGATCACTGGAACGAGATAATGAATGACAAGATGATGAAGATAATTGTTGCTGAACATGAAGGGAAGATTGTATCTTCATGTGTTTTAGTGTTAATTAGAAATCTAACCAGGGGAGCTAGACCTTATGGGTTGATTGAGAATGTTATCACCGATGCTGATCATAGAAGAAGAGGTTATGGACAATTAGTACTTCAGAACGCTGTAGATTTTGCAAAGGATTTCGGATGCTATAAGGTCATGTTAATGACAAGTTCAAGAATAGAAGGAACACATGACTTTTATGAGAACTGTGGAT